A genomic region of Anas acuta chromosome 1, bAnaAcu1.1, whole genome shotgun sequence contains the following coding sequences:
- the NUP205 gene encoding nuclear pore complex protein Nup205: MAAPLAVNSAASLWGPYKDIWQTVMNAIWKRQPEAIHRLDQVLKKHKSDFISLFRNPPKNVQQHEKIQKASTEGVAIQGQQGTRLLPEQLIREAFILSDLFDIGELAAVELLLAGEHQQPHFPGLTRGLVAVLLYWDGKRCIANSLRALIQSRQGKTWTLELSQELMAMTTRFTDDLMEHGLTQKILTLVSQIDLNNEFDKLQRERGLGSEKHRKEVSDLIKECRQSLAESLFVWTCQSPLSKDDTLILISYLEKVTVEADGSLDGVNLSLLMALLYCFDVSFLEQGTEDREDLMHRLPLLAERQYIATIHTRLQESQPWKLPGLQATVRLAWSLALRGISQLSDVTALAEFTEADEAMAELAVADNVFLFLTESVVGSENFYQEEFYIRKIHNLVTDFLALMPMKVKQLRNRADEDARMIHMSIQMGNDPPISLRRDLEHLMLLIAELYRKDPFNLELALEYWCPSEPLQTSTVMGSYLGVAHQRPPQRQVVLSKFVRQMGDLLPSTIYIPYLKMLRGLASGPQCAHYCFSLLKVNGSSHAENIQGTGGSPVSWEHFFHSLMLYHEHLRKDLPSADSVQYRHLPLRGITQKEQDGLIAFLQLTTVIVNWSENARLALCEHPQWTPVVVILGLLQCSIPPILKAELLETLTAFGKSPEIAASLWQSLEYTQILQTVRSPGQRQAIGIEVELNEIESRCEEYPLTRAFCRLISTLVESSFPSNLGAGLRPPGFDPYLQFLRDSVFLRFRTRAYRRAAEKWEVAEVVLEVFYKLLRDYEPQLEDFVDQYVELQGEEIIAYKPPGFNLMYHLLNESPMLELALSLLEEGVKQLDTYAPFPGKKHLEKAVQYCLALLNLTLQKENLFMDLLRESHLSLIVTPLEQLLQGINPRTKKADHVVNIARYLYHGNSNPELAFESAKILCCISYNSNIQIKLVGDFTHDQSISQKLMAGFVECLDNEDAEELINPDEELEPEKQRARIHHETRIHILNLLITSLECSPPSLALYLLGYELKKPVSTTNLQDPGVLGCPRTCLHAILNILEKGTETRNGPTAVQESPHLAELCYQVIYQLCACADTSGPTMRYLRTSQDFLFTQLQYLPFSTREHEISTLNQMSWLMKTAAIEMRVTSLNRQRSHTQRLLHLLLDDMPVKPYLGDGEGGIEDESRSVSGFLHFDTASKVRRKILSILDSIDFSQDIPEPLQLDFFDRTQIEQVIANCEHKNARGQVVCNVKHLHRVLVAEVNALQGMAAIGQRPLLMEEINTILQYVVERNKLLQCLHAKRHALESWRQLVEIILTACPQDLIQAEDRQLIIRDLLQDVHDKILDEDAAQELMPVVAGAVFTLTAHLSQSVKTEQKQPLSVPMTGQSQYVLMLDGSFASSPGSESISIGFASIGDSSLHIILKKLLDFILKTGGGFQRVRTHLYGSLLYYLQIAQRPDEPDTLEAAKKTMWERLTAPEDVFSKLQRENMAIIESYGAALMEVVCRDACDGHEIGRMLALALLDRIVSVDKQQQWLLYLSNSGYLKVLVDSLADDDVALQSLLTPQPPLLKALYTYESKMAFLTRVAKSQQGALELLRSGVIVRLAQCQIYDMRPETDHQGMYGMRDPPLFIPAPVERYRQILLPALQLCQVILTSSMAQHLQAAGQVLQFLIAHSDTIQAILRCQDVSVGSLQELAFLTGIISKAALPGVLNELDVDINEGTQMELQGHIGRFQRQCLGLLSRFGGSDKLRQFKLQDDNSGGDRVNKRDEIELAMQQICANVMEYCESLMLQSAPSFQHTVCLFTPSLSETTNRDGPRQDTQAPVVPYWRLPGLGIIVYLLKQSTNDFFSYYDSHRQSVNKLQNVEQLPPDEIKELCQSVMPAGVDKISTAQKYVLARRRLVKLINNRAKLLSLCSYIIETCLFILWRHLEHYLLNCIPTDSQDPLLSSRTSFKRGRLQDSFGSDPNLDFSSGLNRVSQHDIDQLQIEATNSFGESLQKKLLDIEGLYSKVRSRYTFIQALVRRIRGLLRISRT; this comes from the exons ctgCCAGCTTGTGGGGTCCATATAAGGACATATGGCAAACTGTAATGAATGCCATTTGGAAAAGGCAACCTGAAGCTATTCATCGCCTCGACCAggttttaaagaaacataaatctgacttcatttctctcttcagaaaTCCG CCAAAGAATGTTCAGCAGCAtgagaaaattcagaaagcaaGTACGGAAGGGGTGGCTATCCAGGGTCAGCAGGGAACCAGGCTTTTGCCAGAACAACTCATCAGAGAAGCCTTTATCCTCAGTGACCTCTTTGATATTGGAGAGTTGGCAGCTGTGGAGCTCCTTCTAGCTG GAGAACACCAGCAACCTCATTTTCCTGGCCTTACAAGAGGTCTTGTGGCTGTTCTCTTGTACTGGGATGGAAAAAGATGCATTGCCAATTCACTACGAGCCCTCATCCAGTCACGCCAAGGCAAGACGTGGACGTTGGAGCTCAG TCAAGAGCTAATGGCCATGACAACACGCTTTACAGATGACCTAATGGAACACGGTTTGACTCAGAAGATCCTCACACTTGTGTCTCAAATTGATTTGAACAATGAATTCGATAAACTCCAGAGAGAGCGAGGATTGGGCAGTGAGAAACATCGCAAAGAG gtTTCTGACCTCATCAAAGAGTGCCGACAGTCCTTGGCTGAAAGTCTCTTTGTCTGGACCTGCCAGTCACCGCTGAGTAAGGATGACACTCTAATCCTCATAAGTTACTTGGAGAAAGTAACAGTAGAAGCAGATGGCTCATTGGATGGTGTGAACTTGTCTCTGCTCATGGCTCTCCTCTACTGCTTTGATGTCAGTTTTCTAGAACAAGGCACAGAGGATCGTGAAG atcTGATGCACCGGCTGCCTCTGCTAGCAGAAAGACAGTACATAGCAACAATACACACTCGTCTTCAGGAATCTCAGCCTTGGAAACTACCAGGCTTGCAAGCAACTGTTCGATTAGCCTGGTCACTGGCTTTACGAGGAATATCCCAGTTATCTGATGTGACAG CTCTTGCAGAATTCACTGAAGCAGATGAAGCAATGGCAGAGCTAGCGGTTGCTGATAATGTCTTTCTGTTCCTGACTGAATCTGTTGTGGGATCTGAAAATTTCTACCAGGAGGAATTTTACATTCGCAAAATTCACAACCTTGTCACAGACTTCCTTGCACTCATGCCAATGAAA GTGAAACAGCTGAGAAACCGTGCTGATGAAGATGCTCGCATGATTCATATGAGTATTCAGATGGGTAATGATCCACCTATTTCCCTTCGGAGAGATCTGGAGCATTTAATGCTTTTA ATTGCTGAACTGTACAGGAAAGACCCTTTTAATCTGGAACTTGCCCTTGAATACTGGTGTCCATCAGAGCCTTTGCAGACATCTACCGTCATGGGGTCCTACCTCGGAGTAGCTCATCAGAGACCACCTCAGCGCCAG GTTGTCTTGTCGAAGTTTGTTAGGCAAATGGGAGATCTACTTCCCTCCACAATTTACATCCCATACTTGAAAATGCTGCGGGGACTGGCTAGTGGGCCTCAGTGTGCTCATTACTGCTTTAGTTTGCTAAAAGTCAATGGCAGTAGTCATG CGGAAAACATCCAAGGAACAGGTGGCAGTCCTGTCTCCTGGGAACATTTCTTCCACTCTTTGATGCTTTATCATGAACACTTAAGGAAAGACCTGCCAAGTGCAGACAGTGTCCAGTATCGTCACCTGCCTCTTCGAGGAATCACACAGAAAGAACAAGATGGATTAATTGCCTTTTTACAGCTGACCACAGTTATAGTAAATTGG AGTGAGAATGCTCGCTTGGCTCTTTGTGAGCACCCTCAGTGGACACCAGTGGTGGTCATTCTGGGACTTCTGCAGTGCAGCATTCCTCCTATTTTGAAAGCGGAGCTATTAGAAACCCTGACTGCATTTGGAAAATCTCCTGAAATAGCTGCTTCACTCTGGCAATCCCTGGAATACACCCag ATACTACAAACTGTGAGAAGTCCAGGCCAGAGACAAGCAATTGGTATTGAG GTTGAGCTGAACGAGATTGAGTCCCGATGTGAGGAATATCCTTTAACCCGTGCCTTCTGTCGACTCATCAGCACGCTAGTGGAGAGTTCGTTCCCCTCTAACTTGGGAGCAGGTCTCCGCCCACCAGGCTTTGATCCCTATCTCCAGTTCCTCAGGGACTCTGTGTTTCTCCGATTCCGCACCAGAGCTTACAGGAGAGCTGCTGAAAAA TGGGAAGTAGCTGAGGTAGTTCTGGAAGTGTTTTACAAATTGCTGCGAGACTACGAACCTCAGCTTGAAGACTTCGTGGACCAATATGTGGAGTTACAAG gagaAGAAATAATAGCATATAAACCACCTGGGTTCAACTTGATGTATCATCTATTGAATGAGTCCCCAATGCTGGAACTGGCCCTTAGTTTGCTGGAAGAAGGAGTTAAGCAGCTTGATACTTATGCTCCATTTCCTG GGAAGAAGCATTTAGAGAAAGCAGTACAATATTGCCTTGCACTTCTAAACTTGACCCTGCAGAAGGAGAATCTTTTTATGGATCTGTTGCGGGAGAGCCATCTTTCCCTTATTGTCACACCGCTGGAGCAACTGCTTCAAGGAATCAATCCTCGCACTAAAAAGGCAGATCATGTGGTGAATATTGCAAG gtatcTTTATCATGGAAACAGCAATCCTGAACTGGCTTTTGAAAGTGCCAAGATTTTGTGCTGTATTTCTTACAATTCCAACATCCAGATAAAGCTAGTTGGTGATTTCACACATGATCAG AGTATTAGCCAGAAGCTGATGGCTGGGTTTGTGGAATGTTTGGACAATGAAGATGCAGAAGAATTAATTAATCCAGATGAGG AGCTGGAGCCTGAAAAGCAGCGGGCACGCATCCATCATGAGACAAGGATCCATATTCTGAATCTCCTTATCACCTCTCTTGAATGTAGTCCTCCCAGCCTTGCGCTGTATCTCTTGGGATATGAGCTCAAGAAACCTGTCAGCACCACAAATCTGCAAGACCCAG GTGTTTTGGGTTGTCCACGGACTTGCCTTCATGCTATTTTGAACATACTGGAGAAGGGTACTGAAACAAGGAACGGGCCTACAGCAGTTCAGGAATCTCCTCATCTTGCAGAACTCTGTTACCAG GTGATCTATCAGTTGTGCGCATGTGCTGACACCTCGGGCCCAACTATGAGATACCTCAGGACCAGTCAGGATTTCTTATTCACTCAGCTGCAGTATTTGCCATTTTCTACCAGAG AGCATGAGATTTCAACACTGAACCAAATGTCCTGGTTGATGAAAACCGCAGCAATAGAAATGCGAGTCACATCGCTGAACCGCCAGCGCTCCCATACGCAGAGActgctgcacctgctgctggatGACATGCCTGTGAAACCCTACTTGG GTGATGGTGAAGGTGGGATAGAAGATGAAAGTCGGTCTGTCAGTGGATTTCTCCACTTTGATACTGCCTCTAAAG TACGCAGGAAGATCTTAAGTATTCTGGATTCAATTGACTTCAGCCAGGACATTCCAGAGCCTTTGCAACTGGATTTTTTTGACCGCACTCAGATTGAGCAAGTCATTGCTAATTGTGAACACAAGAATGCACGTGGGCAAGTGGTCTGCAACGTGAAG CATCTACACAGAGTTCTGGTTGCAGAAGTCAATGCCCTTCAAGGAATGGCAGCAATTGGTCAGAGACCTTTACTTATGGAA GAGATCAACACTATCCTGCAGTATGTAGTGGAGCGGAATAAGTTGCTACAGTGCCTCCATGCTAAGAGGCATGCTTTAGAGTCATGGAGACAGCTGGTGGAAATTATACTCACTGCCTGCCCCCAGGATCTTATACAGGCTGAAGACAGACAACTGATTATCCGTGATCTGTTACAGGATGTGCATGACAAG ATCCTGGATGAGGATGCGGCTCAGGAGCTGATGCCAGTGGTGGCAGGGGCTGTGTTCACTCTGACAGCCCACCTGAGCCAGTCtgtgaaaacagagcagaaacagcCACTTTCAGTCCCAATGACGGGACAGTCCCAATATGTCTTGATGCTGGATGGTTCTTTTGCCTCATCACCAGGCTCCGAGAGCATATCCATAGGTTTTGCTTCCATTGGTGACTCCTCCCTCCACATCATCTTAAAAAAGCTGCtggatttcattttgaaaacag GTGGTGGCTTCCAGAGAGTGAGGACACATCTTTACGGATCGCTGCTTTATTATTTGCAGATTGCCCAGAGACCAGATGAACCAGACACTTTAGAGGCTG CTAAAAAAACAATGTGGGAACGTCTGACAGCTCCTGAAGATGTGTTTAGTAAATTGCAACGAGAAAACATGGCGATTATTGAGAGTTATGGGGCAGCTCTCATGGAAGTGGTCTGTCGCGATGCTTGTGATGGTCATGAGATAGGCCGG ATGTTGGCATTGGCTTTGCTTGATCGTATTGTTTCAGTagacaagcagcagcagtggctaTTGTATCTCTCCAATAGTGGCTACCTGAAGGTGCTTGTGGATAGCCTAGCAGACGATGATGTGGCTCTTCAGAGCTTACTCACACCTCAGCCCCCTCTACTTAAAGCGCTGTACACATATGAGTCCAAAATG GCATTCCTCACCAGGGTAGCTAAAAGTCAGCAAGGGGCTTTAGAACTTTTGAGGTCTGGTGTGATTGTGAGGCTGGCACAGTGTCAAATATATGACATGCGACCTGAAACAGACCATCAAGG AATGTATGGAATGAGAGATCCCCCACTCTTCATTCCTGCTCCAGTGGAACGTTATCGCCAGATTCTTCTCCCAGCCCTTCAGCTGTGTCAAGTGATCCTCACCTCCAGCATGGCACAACACCTACAAGCAGCAGGACAG GTTTTGCAGTTTCTCATTGCCCATTCAGATACTATCCAGGCAATCCTGAGGTGTCAAGATGTTAGTGTTGGATCTCTCCAGGAGCTGGCCTTCCTGACGGGAATAATCAGCAAGGCAGCTTTGCCTG GAGTTCTAAATGAGCTGGATGTTGATATTAATGAAGGGACACAGATGGAGCTACAAGGGCATATAGGTCGATTTCAG CGCCAGTGCCTAGGACTTCTAAGTCGGTTTGGTGGTTCAGACAAACTGCGCCAGTTTAAACTGCAAGATGATAACTCAGGAGGAGACAGAGTGAACAAGAGGGATGAAATTGAGTTGGCCATGCAGCAG atttgtgCAAACGTGATGGAGTACTGTGAGTCACTTATGTTGCAAAGTGCCCCCAGTTTTCAACACACTGTTTGTCTGTTTACCCCTAGCCTGTCAGAGACAACCAACCGAGATGGGCCTCGTCAAG ATACACAAGCTCCAGTGGTTCCATACTGGCGCTTGCCTGGTTTGGGCATTATCGTCTATCTGCTGAAACAGAGCACTAATGATTTCTTCAGTTACTACGATAGTCATCGTCAGAGTGTTAACAAACTGCAAAATGTGGAGCAACTCCCACCAGATGAAATAAAAGAG CTGTGTCAGTCAGTTATGCCAGCTGGGGTTGACAAAATCTCCACTGcccaaaaatatgttttggcAAGGCGACGTCTAGTGAAGCTAATAAACAACCGAGCCAAActcctttctctctgttctt ATATTATAGAAACCTGTCTCTTCATTCTTTGGCGTCACCTGGAACACTATCTACTGAATTGCATACCCACTGACTCCCAAGACCCACTGCTGTCTTCCAGGACATCATTTAAGAGAGGAAGACTGCAAG